The genomic interval TGAGAGGAAGCTGACAGCTTGGGAGAAATTCTGTATCCTTGTGTGCCGCCATAGTCTTGGCCCTAGAATATCGCTCTCCCAACCAGCACTGTAGAGTAGGGGTTTTGCACAGGCCAAATTTCCCCCATGTGTCTCACCACTGCGCCACTTAACCCCAAGAATAAAGAGGTTAAGGAACAGCAGCAGTATCTGATAAAACACAAGTGTACATCTACATGTCCCTTAAAAATAATTACCTAGAAGTGAAGATTATTTCATTGTTGGTTAAAGTGCTCCCGTACGGAACGGAGGAAAGAACTTGGTGCCTCAGCCTTGTGGAGTCGGCCTCTGGGCCAGCACTTGCCGTCTCGGCTTTCCCTGAGGAAAGGATGGGAACTCCTACCTCGCGGGTGGCAGGTCGGGGGAGGGGGCGTGGGATAGAAGGAGATGCGAACAATACCTAGCCCATATGCTAGGTGCCCTCTTAATCTCAGCACCTATCGGGGGCAGGCGTTGCATTTAATCACTGGCATGGCTCATTGGTCGCGCCCTCGGTACCGGCTGCGCCTTCTCATCCCTTCTGTGGCCTGGGCCCGGTCTACTGCCTCCCGCCCGCACCGCCTTCTAGCTGGCGTGACCAATCGACGTGAGGCTTGTAGGCCGGCGCCTTCCTATTGGCTGCCTCCCTGGCCCCGCCCAACTCCCCGGGGCCCACTTCCGGCGGGGAGGAGGTGGCTTCCGGCAGAGGCGGCGCGGTTGCTGCAGAGCCGCTCTGGACGCAGGACCGCGTGTGTATCCGTGGGGGCGTGGCGGCAGGAAGGGCCAAGTGGCTGGCGCTTGCGGTCCCCGGGTGCCTGCCAGGGAGTTGGACTCTGCGGGCACGTGAGTTGGGAAGCAGAACGGCGGGAAGAAGCCGACCGGGCCGGCGGGATCCGGCTCACGGCTGAAGGACCTCCTCCTCGCCACAGGCCCTGCAAGTTCAAGCCCCGGTTGGTGTTTTGTTGtggtttgttttagttttctcgGCGGGGGAGTGTGTGGGACTGTTCTGCCCGAACCACCGGCGACCGAAAAGTTCCCACACGTTGGGGTGCAGCGGAGGCGGACGTTGCTTGGGGAGATACGATTTTCCTTATCCAGAGCTTCTGTGACCCCCTCTTTCCTCCACAGCCCTCGTCGCGCAGGGGCTCTCCCCGCCCCCTCACCTCTTGTACCCGACCCTCTGGGGTCTTTTTCTTCCTCAGGAGGCCATGGATACCTCGACGCCTTTGCCTCCCgtagccccctccccagcctgcaaCCCAGCCCCACGGACGATCCAGATCGAGTTCCCTCAGCACAGCTCTTTGCTGCTGGAGGCCCTGAACCGCCACAGGCTGGAGGGAAAGTTCTGTGACGTCTCTCTCCTGGTGCAGGGCCGCGAACTGAGGGCCCACAAAGCAGTGTTGGCCGCCGCTTCTCCTTACTTCCACGACAAACTACTTCTGGGGGATGCACCGCGTCTCACCCTACCCAACGTTATCGAAGCCGATGCCTTCGAGGGGCTGCTCCAGCTCATTTATTCGGGGCACCTCCGTCTGCCCCTGGATGCTCTCCCTGCGCACCTTCTTGTGGCCAGTGGCCTGCAGATGTGGCAAGTGGTAGATCAGTGCTCAGAGATCCTTAGAGAACTGGAAAACACCGGTGGTGGGATTTCATCCCGAGGAGCGACCCCTTTCCACACACTTCTTTCCACCACAGGAGGCTGGTGCATCCGCTCTTCCCCTTTCCAGACCCCGGCACAGTCTTCTCCTTCTACCCAGAGCCCgattggaggggaggggagtgaaCTGGGAGATGTGTTACAGCTTCAGgttgaagaggaagaggaggaagatgaggaggaCCAAGGGTCAGCAGCACCCTCTCAGACTCCTCAGCCTCAGAGAGAATCAGGGAGTTTTCCTCGCCCTCCTGtatcccaccccctgcccacatCCACTACTCCTTGCAGGCTTCCAGAGGGTGAGAGTGCCCCACCTGAGCCTCCCGCTCCTCATACTGCATTGCCCCCCAAAGTCTTCTACATCAAGCAGGAACCCTTTGAGTCCAAGGAGGAGATAGCAGGAGGCGGAAGTCAGTCTGTAGGAGCAAAGGAGGAGACCAAAGTGTTTCCAGCAGGGAACACTGAAGAGAATGGAGAACTAGGGTTCCTACTGCCCTCAGGAGCAGGGACAACATCTGGAGGAGGTGGTCCATCCTGGAAACCAGTGGATCTTCATGGGAATGAAATCCTATCAGGGGGTGGGGGACCTGGAGGAGCAGGGCAGGCTGTGCATGGGCCTGTGAAGCTAGGTGGCGCACCCCCTGCAGATGGAAAACGCTTTGGTTGTTTGTGTGGGAAGCGCTTTGCAGTGAAGCCAAAGCGCGACCGACACATCATGCTGACCTTCAGCCTTCGACCCTTTGGCTGTGGCATCTGCAACAAGCGTTTCAAGCTGAAGCACCATCTGACAGAGCATATGAAGACGCATGCTGGAGCCCTACATGCCTGTCCTCACTGTGGTCGCCGGTTCAGAGTCCATGCTTGTTTCCTTCGCCATAGGGACCTCTGCAAGGGTCAGGGCTGGGCCACTGCTCATTGGACTTACAAGTGATTGCTGAGGCCATATGCTAACTTTCAGGACAAgggagccactgctgctgctggatACTTATTACCCCTCACTACCACAGTACCCTGATCCTGTATCTTGATGTTGGTGTTGGTGGTTTTTCTTGGCTATACCTCGTAGCAtgccaccagggattgaactgcaccCCAGCAGTGgacagtgcagagtcctaaccacaggactagCAGCAACGTCCCATATCTTGTTAATTATTCCACAAGGATAGATATATTACGGATCTCTTCTTGGGTGTGGGCCTCAACCTGACATATTTGCAAGTTTTTGCTAACTGTCCTACGGGAACTGGTTTACAGGCTGTAGATATACTGATCAGTTGCCTGTAATAGATCTTTTCGTACAGGAAACTGGATTAAATTTCCAATTAGAAGGTATTTGATGAGAGAGGAGTTAGAGCAAGAAAAATTATGATAAATGTTTAATTCAGTCTCTATGAGAAGTTAAGGGAGCTGGTCTCCATCTAGAGATGTGTTTGATTCAGAGTTCTAGTAATCCAGAGACTAAGCTCTAAGCTTTACTTTTCTCTCATCATTGCTGAAATTTTACGAGTAAAGGTCatcttatatactttttttttgttatgaTTTTCTGGAAACCCTTCAGTCTATAAATTACTTTCTCACCAGTAGGTACTTTTTCAACACCTTTATTTTGTATGTTGTAGTTGAGCACTTTAACAAATTGAGAATTCCATGAGTCACTTAGAACCCTCTTTAATAGAGGTATTCCCTCCACAGTCTGTGCCTCTTGTCTACCTTTGACCACCACTCATCACTCACATTGATCACAGGGACTGAAATGTGATCAGTGAACTCAGGAGATGGCCGCTGACCTAATACACTCTCAGGGTAGTGCCACTGCTCTGAACAAGAGGCCGAGGTTAGAGGGACTCAGGGCTGAGGTGGCACATGCTGAAAACTAGAGAAATAACTGCACAGTGGGACCATacctcctccctgtccatcctcaCCCACATTACAGCCCCTTGGTCCACACATAGAAGGGTAGATGTTGGAATGGGGAGATTGTCGtagttctctttatttcttcaaataaacttTGCCATGAAATCTAAGCTAACTGTGAACTGAATTGAGTCATTTATATGGGAGAGAACATGTGAAAACAGTTGCAAAGACCTGGATGTATTCCTTATGCAGCTGGGTTATGTCAGTGGGAAGAATCAGATAGTTTCACACTGATGCAGAGAACACAATCCTGAACATTGGTGGGCCAGATTCTCAGTCCtcacctgcctttttttttttttttttttttgaggtgtgGGGTGTTACGTACCTTCTAACTGAttctttggttttttgttgttgtttctttagGGATTTTTCACATGATTTTATAATGTTGCCTCCTGACTGCATATATTATGTGTATTGTTTGGTTTGTTCAACATTTATTGCAAAGCACTGTATTCAACCCTGACTTACACTCTTAGCCTTGAAGAGTTTGCAGCTACTACCAAAGCTAGACATAATGACAATGTGGTATAGTAAGTCCATGATGGGGGACAGTACAAGCTACTGTAGTGGCACAAAGGAAGCTGAGTAAAGAACCTATTATAGATCACCAGAGGTTTCACAAAGACCACATTGCCAGAGTGTGGCAGTGGGGATAGGTGGCCGAATTGATGTGGAAATGGTGAGCATGAGAACTGTAGAGCCAAGACTGACAACCTTTGCCAAAGCAGGTACCTCGGAAGTTATTAGGTATGGAGCCTAAAGGGGCTAAAACTATGACCGTGGCTGAGAAGGTGAGTTCTAGCTGGGATCTGTCAGTCTTTCTAGAACCATCCCCACTATAAGGGCTGTGACCACACTGGGTACAGGGTCAGGGCTGGAGGCTGCCGCCCTTGGATCTACTGCCATGCCACCCACCTGTCATTCTTCGGCGCACATTCTGTGAGTGAGTGTATCTGTTGGCTAGGATCCTTGGATTGCAAGCAACGGACGCTGGCTCTGACTAGCCTTATCAAAACAGGAATCTGAAGGGTGGGGTGGCTCCTGGAACGGAAGGAAGGGCTAAAAGACCAGCCTTTGGAAGGATGAGACCTGGGTCAGCTCCAGGGCTTCAGGGAGCAGAAACTGGGGATTTCTTGAGGTCGTATGTTTTGGGAAGACCCAGTCAGTCTTATGTCTCGTGTCTCCCGTCTTATGATGAAATTTCCCAGGAGTGGACTCTGCCTCAGGGCCGCCCTCTGGCCAGAGCACGGTGACCATGCATTTCACTGAGGCAACAAGTCCTGGAATCCTCAAGGGTAAATTGAAGTTCTGGCACAGAAGAGTGGGGAAGGGGGCCCATCCAAAAACAGAGGTCCACCCATACAGTCTCCACATGTTTCCCATCTCGGGATCTGTAAAGCTTCAGGTATACCTAGCACTTAATAGATGTCTAGACATATAGCAGAAttgcctcctcctgctccttatTCCCCCCAGCTCTTTATTACTTCCTATGAAGCCCATTAAAACTCCAtgttagaagttttttttttatcaagttaTTAGAATTATAGAGAAATCGAGTTCCATGATGAAAGGTTGTGGTTTAAACTCACGTAAACGTGcacttctctgcctctgtcttttcctttttatagtgGAGGAAATGTCCCTTCTACTGTGCACGGCTAGGCTCCTTGCCAGAGCCTTTGCTCTCTTAATTATCCTCTCTATCCTGTATCTTCACTCTTCTGTCTCTAGTTTCTCATTAACAGTTAATATGTTCATGGTATTGTGagaattaatacatgtaaaatgcttaaaaCAGTGCCTTGTACTCAGTAaattcaataaatgtcagctctTATTATAGAGTGAGAGCATCAGTTCCCCACACTCAGGGATCAGTTCTCTCAGGGAGCATTCACATCCATAAAGGGAAAATGTTTTCAACTAAAAGGGAAATGAAGCATACAGCACTCAGTAAGGATTAGATGTTACCATTTTAATTACTGCCTTTCTCATAAATGCTAGTTTTTCAGGGCTCTTCCCCTGTCTTCTAACTTGATAAACTCCTGGATGATTTTATCCACTTTTCTGAGTTAAAGCATTTAAATACTGGTGACCCTTAGTTTTAtatatccagttttcctaacCCCCAAACCACTTAGATTCTTCCCTCTTTATTCCTTCAACAATAAGCGTCTACTGTATACCGGGCACTGATGAAAGCAGAAAGTATCACAAGGACTTGGGCCTGGATTTTTGCTTTAAGAGACAGATGTTTAAACCATTGTGTACATACTTCATAGATGGAAAGGAAATACAACAGGCAATAAGATGGAGAGTAACAGGAAAGGAAGGTATACTGTACATATTTATCTAGTatccaaagcaaaagaaagaccCAGACTGTTGCTCTAATGGTCCAGGAGCGAGTGACAAGAAGAAAGACAGAGCATGAAACCTGGTGCAAGGGGTCAGGGGACCTGTGGCCTCTATTGGACTGAGGTGCAGAGTCTACTCTGAGTCCAGCTTTTATTCATAACTGCAGACCTCAAGACTTTCTCAGATCTTATCTTTCTCAACACACAGGCCATATCAATCACATACTCCTAAACATCATGGACTACGCTGACACAGTCCAGATCTCCGTGTGTTTACCCcaggccattcccttctgggcTGGTCTCGGGAGCCGTTAGCAAGTGCATGGGCAGCATTCATGCCTGACACGGACTGGGTGTTCCAAGGTCCACGCTTTCATGATCCCAGTCATAACCCCTTCTGGGTCTGACCCTGGGGTTTGTAACAAGGCTGTAATTCtaagaaagacatgaaaaataatCATCAATATAGTTTCTTAATACATGCTGTTTTTCCAGGTACTATTTCTGTGAAATTTCTGAAGGCTGTGAAGTACATTATTAGGAATTCCCACTACACCAGACGTGCAAAACAGGGCAAGGAAAGTGGTTCCAGTTAAGTATTTAGCAGTTGTAAAGGCCAAGGAAGAGATAGGAGGTGTATTTGATGAGAGTGGGAACCTGGAGAGGAATGAGATGTTGTCTTAGTCCATTGTGGCATCTCTAACAGCACCACAGATGTGGTGACTTATAAACAAAAGAATTATTTCTCccacttctggaggctggagtctaAGATCAAGTGCCAGAAGATTTGGTGTCATGAGGACCTGCTTCCTGACTCATATATCTTGCTGTATTTTTACACAGTGGAAACAGAAAGGGAGCTCTCTCTGAAGTCCcttttttataagggcactaatcccattcatgaggtcctcaccttcatgacctaatctCACCAATGCCCAGCCTTCTAATGACACCACTTTGGGGATGGGATTTTAACATGAATTTTGGGGaacataaacattcagttcattgCAGATGTGATTGAAGAGGTGGACTGGACTATATGAAGCCTTGATTATGATAAGGAATTTGGATTTGATCCTAAATGCATTGAGAAAGCAATAAGGGGTTTAGGGAAATAATaatcttttcacattttaaagagattccggggcttccctgttggctcagatggtaaagaatctgcctgcaatgcaagagactcgggttcgatccctgggtcaggaagatcccctggagaagggactgagtacccactccagtattcttgcctggagaattccgtggacagagaagccttgtgggcttcagtccatggggttgcagagttggacgtgagtGAATAACTTCACACtttcactggacttccctggtggtccagtggtaaagaccatctgccaatgcagtggCCGTGGCTTCtgcccctggtccaggaagatcccacaggccttggggtagctaagcctgtgtgcggctactgagcctgcgcttgAGAGCCCGTGCtcggcagcaagagaagccacggcgaTGAGAAGACCGTGCACCTCAGAGAAAGCCAGGACGCAACAACAAAGACTCactgaagccaaaaataaattttatacagAGGGCAAGAGCGGGAGCAGGGAGACCAATTAGACTATTTCATTAGTGCAGACAAGAAGTGAGTAAAAGCAGATATGGAGAGAAGGAGATGCATTAAAGTTACAATTTTTCGAGGCAGGACTGACACACAACATTTTAACAGCTTAATGTAGAGATTGTGGGAAAGTAAAATACCAAGATTTCTAGAGTTTTGGCTTGAATTAGAGGCCATTTAATGAGTGGGAGACAGGAATAGAACTTGGGAGAGATCACAAGCAGCTGGATGTATTGACAAGTGTTCTTCTAGACCAGGGGGTGGCAAACTTATTCTATAAGGGATCACATAGTAAATATCAAGCTTTACATGCCAAGAAGCAAAATCAAGGATATATAGGTACATAAATTAAGGAAAACACATTTCCACAATTTCTTTGTATTattaacaaaattcaaaataataattgagTACAAATTTTTGTTGTACAAGTCAGCTGCTTAATTGGGGATCAAAGTTACTGTTTCCTAGGACTTTCCAGGGtgatccggtggttaagactgtgcttccagtgcagaggacatggattcaacccctggttggggaactaaggtcccatgtgctgcatggtgcagctaaaaaaaaaattagaagcagtGTTTCCTATCATTATAATCAACTGCAAGCATTCATCTGTTAGTGCTGATCTATAGTGAGATTTTTTATATTTGATCTTTGAAAATGTCTTCACATAGGTAATACTGCCAGAACTGGTATCAGTCTAAGAGCATGTGATTTTAATTGAGCATATTCATCACTTGAAAGGCATTTATAGACTTCTATCATTTATATTCTTTTGATAACTTGCCTTTTATCATATCATTACattgtcaattcagttcagtttagtcactcaagtcatgtccaactgttcacagccccatggactgcagcacgacaggcttccctgtccataacaaactgctggagcttgctcaaactcatgtccattgagttggtgatgccatccaaccatctcttcctctgttgtctcttctcctgccttcaatctttcccagcatcagggtcttttccagtaagtcagttcttctcatcaggtcgcc from Bos indicus isolate NIAB-ARS_2022 breed Sahiwal x Tharparkar chromosome 23, NIAB-ARS_B.indTharparkar_mat_pri_1.0, whole genome shotgun sequence carries:
- the ZBTB9 gene encoding zinc finger and BTB domain-containing protein 9, which encodes MDTSTPLPPVAPSPACNPAPRTIQIEFPQHSSLLLEALNRHRLEGKFCDVSLLVQGRELRAHKAVLAAASPYFHDKLLLGDAPRLTLPNVIEADAFEGLLQLIYSGHLRLPLDALPAHLLVASGLQMWQVVDQCSEILRELENTGGGISSRGATPFHTLLSTTGGWCIRSSPFQTPAQSSPSTQSPIGGEGSELGDVLQLQVEEEEEEDEEDQGSAAPSQTPQPQRESGSFPRPPVSHPLPTSTTPCRLPEGESAPPEPPAPHTALPPKVFYIKQEPFESKEEIAGGGSQSVGAKEETKVFPAGNTEENGELGFLLPSGAGTTSGGGGPSWKPVDLHGNEILSGGGGPGGAGQAVHGPVKLGGAPPADGKRFGCLCGKRFAVKPKRDRHIMLTFSLRPFGCGICNKRFKLKHHLTEHMKTHAGALHACPHCGRRFRVHACFLRHRDLCKGQGWATAHWTYK